In Paraburkholderia caribensis, a single window of DNA contains:
- a CDS encoding Lrp/AsnC family transcriptional regulator translates to MGMDIIDRRLLELLQEDATMPIAELAARVNLSQTPCWKRVQRLKEAGVIRAQVALCDPRKLGVGTTVFVAVRTNQHTEAWAQDFTRAVQDIPEVVEVYRMSGETDYLLRVVVSDIDDYDRVYKQLIRAVPLYDVSSSFAMEQIKYSTALPVRASVVAESR, encoded by the coding sequence ATGGGAATGGACATCATTGATCGGCGGCTGCTCGAACTCCTGCAGGAAGACGCGACGATGCCGATCGCCGAACTCGCGGCACGGGTGAACCTGTCGCAAACGCCATGCTGGAAACGGGTGCAGCGGCTCAAGGAAGCGGGCGTGATCCGTGCGCAAGTCGCGCTGTGCGATCCGCGCAAACTCGGGGTCGGCACGACGGTGTTCGTCGCCGTACGCACGAACCAGCACACGGAAGCCTGGGCGCAGGATTTCACGCGCGCGGTGCAGGACATTCCCGAAGTGGTCGAGGTCTACCGGATGAGCGGCGAGACCGACTATCTGCTGCGTGTCGTCGTCTCGGATATCGACGATTACGACCGCGTCTACAAGCAACTGATCCGCGCCGTGCCGCTCTACGACGTGAGTTCCAGCTTCGCGATGGAACAGATCAAGTATTCGACGGCGTTGCCGGTGCGGGCGTCCGTGGTTGCGGAAAGCCGCTAG
- a CDS encoding cysteine dioxygenase family protein yields the protein MNPSAGLITRESALAETTSVTCAMPAAGAISQLCATLDAAFDACAGTDDPSRHAAFARGVRAALAEAAADASLLTDAQREGAAACYRRHLLAADPQGRYAIAALVWMPGQASPVHAHHTWCGYAVIDGVLTETLYHWNADTGCATPARDQMREPGAVSFTRSGRTGVHRLGNCSSGTAVSLHIYGVPGEQITTHVNDIVRVADSVQAVAA from the coding sequence ATGAACCCGTCAGCCGGCCTGATCACACGCGAATCCGCGTTGGCCGAAACCACTTCCGTCACCTGCGCCATGCCCGCTGCAGGTGCGATCTCACAACTGTGCGCGACGCTCGACGCGGCTTTCGACGCCTGCGCCGGCACCGATGATCCGTCGCGGCACGCGGCCTTCGCGCGCGGCGTACGCGCGGCGCTTGCCGAAGCTGCCGCCGATGCCTCGCTGCTCACCGACGCGCAACGCGAAGGCGCCGCCGCCTGCTATCGCCGCCATCTGCTTGCCGCCGATCCGCAAGGCCGCTATGCAATCGCTGCGCTCGTCTGGATGCCCGGCCAGGCAAGCCCGGTTCACGCGCATCACACGTGGTGCGGTTACGCCGTGATCGATGGCGTGTTGACGGAAACCCTCTACCACTGGAACGCGGACACCGGCTGCGCGACACCCGCGCGCGACCAGATGCGCGAGCCGGGCGCCGTGTCGTTCACGCGCTCGGGCCGCACCGGCGTCCATCGGCTCGGCAATTGCAGCAGCGGCACCGCCGTCTCGCTTCACATCTACGGCGTGCCCGGCGAACAGATCACGACCCACGTGAACGACATCGTGCGCGTCGCCGATAGCGTGCAGGCCGTTGCCGCCTGA
- a CDS encoding mechanosensitive ion channel family protein, with product MKSCLARRESQAAPSSGGLLAIDAVFRAFSQIFSRAGACRRARSGGLVSALCLCLCLALAGACLGVPGTARAAGAATGTPMIPALQSLINSATVSTAAPASGASAADAASAPSPASQAELEKSLDSVITTLDSDRQRTALVTQLKKLRDATKTVGPPVSASAPSSAGLLGAIAAGIASFETDVQQGRSPLNYWSGRFNAAGNEIYTIVTSQGREHFGRVLLNMIAVLAGWGACAAGLIYLQRRIHARFGIVVRLDPNPTTRELLIFALRRVGPWIVAFVAALMFVRSMPDSLGRTIAMVIAYAIVAGAVFSAICLIMFSLFGSGHRRAAVRALIEQARRPLFAIGICSALGDAAVNYDVAHELGTNLAALVSTVSNMTAAVLTAYFALAFRRPVAHLIRNRAYEQRHDHKAATDGFEVLASLWHVPMLVLATASVIATIGGIGSGENVLQISVVTALLLVLAFFLSAIVLRVTRPRNTRRRRRSPYLTRLLRFAGTLITLFVWLAYFEFASRLWDVSLAQIIEESVTARGIAHALTAILITVFVSWLVWILIDTAIQEAVNPSGPRNKSKNPSMRARTMLPLVRNVVLVSILTIAGIVTAANLGINVTPLLAGAGVIGLAIGFGAQSLVSDLITGLFIIIEDTISVGDWIDIDGGHAGTVEYLSIRTVRLRDGQGAIHAIPFSQIKIVKNLSRDFAYAVFEVRVPFSADVDEVTQLIRAVGADLMADFRYRREMLGPVEVWGLDRFDPNWMVVKGQIKTRPLQQWSVARAFNLRLKRKMDEAGIEIPVPQMRVHTSSGDEVGEMLRDEEHAHRADHARESATGTTMGTTAPFRPKKGGPMPPARDVSHEPRPAPPSTGQTAAVPPQIPTAGDGGKT from the coding sequence TTTTTCCCAAATTTTTTCACGCGCCGGAGCATGCCGCCGGGCGCGGTCGGGCGGACTCGTGTCCGCCTTATGTCTGTGCCTGTGCCTCGCGCTTGCTGGCGCGTGTCTCGGCGTGCCGGGCACCGCACGCGCCGCGGGCGCGGCGACGGGCACGCCGATGATTCCCGCGCTGCAAAGCCTGATCAATAGCGCGACGGTTTCGACGGCGGCGCCCGCGTCGGGCGCGTCGGCGGCGGATGCGGCATCGGCGCCGTCGCCTGCCAGCCAGGCCGAGCTGGAGAAATCGCTCGACAGCGTGATCACGACGCTCGACAGCGACCGCCAGCGCACCGCGCTCGTCACGCAGCTGAAAAAGCTGCGCGACGCGACGAAGACGGTCGGGCCGCCCGTGTCCGCCAGCGCACCGTCTAGCGCCGGTCTGCTCGGTGCGATCGCTGCGGGCATTGCATCGTTCGAAACCGACGTGCAGCAGGGACGCTCGCCGCTCAACTATTGGTCCGGCCGCTTCAACGCGGCGGGCAACGAAATCTATACGATCGTCACGAGCCAGGGGCGCGAGCACTTCGGCCGCGTGCTGCTGAACATGATCGCCGTGCTGGCGGGGTGGGGCGCGTGCGCGGCGGGTCTGATTTACCTGCAGCGCAGGATTCACGCGCGCTTTGGCATCGTCGTGCGGCTCGATCCGAATCCCACCACGCGTGAACTGCTGATCTTCGCGCTGCGCCGCGTCGGGCCGTGGATCGTCGCGTTCGTCGCCGCGCTGATGTTCGTGCGCTCGATGCCCGATTCGCTCGGCCGCACGATCGCGATGGTGATCGCGTATGCGATCGTCGCGGGCGCCGTGTTCTCGGCGATCTGCCTGATCATGTTCTCGCTGTTCGGCTCGGGCCATCGACGCGCCGCCGTGCGCGCGCTGATCGAGCAGGCGCGCCGGCCGTTGTTCGCGATCGGCATCTGCAGCGCGCTCGGCGATGCCGCCGTCAATTACGACGTCGCGCATGAACTCGGGACGAATCTCGCGGCGCTGGTGTCGACCGTCTCGAACATGACGGCGGCGGTGTTGACCGCGTACTTCGCGCTCGCGTTTCGCCGTCCCGTCGCGCATCTGATCCGCAATCGCGCTTACGAACAGCGGCACGATCACAAGGCCGCTACCGACGGCTTCGAAGTGCTCGCGTCGCTCTGGCACGTGCCGATGCTCGTGCTGGCGACCGCTTCCGTGATCGCGACGATCGGCGGTATCGGCAGCGGCGAGAACGTGTTGCAGATTTCCGTCGTGACGGCATTGTTGCTGGTGCTGGCGTTCTTCCTGTCGGCCATCGTGCTGCGCGTGACGCGCCCGCGCAATACGCGCCGCCGGCGCCGTTCGCCCTATCTGACGCGGCTGTTGCGTTTCGCGGGCACGCTGATCACGCTGTTCGTCTGGCTGGCGTATTTCGAATTCGCGTCGCGCCTGTGGGACGTGTCGCTCGCGCAGATCATCGAAGAAAGCGTCACGGCGCGCGGCATCGCGCACGCGCTGACGGCGATCCTGATCACGGTGTTCGTGTCGTGGCTCGTATGGATTCTGATCGACACGGCGATCCAGGAAGCCGTCAACCCGAGCGGTCCGCGCAACAAGTCGAAGAACCCGAGCATGCGTGCGCGCACGATGCTGCCGCTGGTGCGCAACGTGGTGCTCGTCTCGATCCTGACCATCGCGGGCATCGTCACGGCGGCCAATCTCGGCATCAACGTGACACCGCTGCTCGCGGGTGCGGGCGTGATCGGTCTGGCGATCGGCTTCGGCGCGCAGTCGCTGGTGAGCGATCTGATCACGGGCCTGTTCATCATCATCGAAGACACGATCTCGGTCGGCGACTGGATCGACATCGACGGCGGACACGCGGGCACGGTCGAGTATCTGTCGATCCGCACCGTGCGGCTGCGCGACGGCCAGGGCGCGATCCACGCCATACCGTTCTCGCAGATCAAGATCGTGAAGAACCTGTCGCGCGATTTCGCCTATGCGGTGTTCGAAGTGCGCGTGCCGTTTTCCGCCGATGTCGACGAGGTGACGCAACTGATCCGTGCCGTCGGCGCGGACCTGATGGCCGATTTCCGTTACCGGCGCGAGATGCTCGGCCCCGTCGAAGTGTGGGGGCTCGACCGCTTCGACCCGAACTGGATGGTCGTCAAAGGACAGATCAAAACCCGGCCGCTGCAGCAGTGGAGCGTGGCGCGCGCTTTCAACCTGCGTCTGAAGCGCAAGATGGACGAAGCGGGTATCGAGATTCCCGTGCCGCAGATGCGCGTGCATACGTCGAGCGGCGACGAAGTGGGCGAGATGTTGCGGGACGAAGAGCACGCGCACCGCGCGGACCACGCGCGCGAGTCCGCGACGGGCACGACAATGGGCACGACGGCGCCGTTCAGGCCGAAGAAGGGCGGCCCGATGCCGCCCGCGCGCGACGTGTCGCACGAGCCGCGTCCGGCGCCGCCGTCGACGGGGCAAACGGCCGCCGTGCCGCCGCAGATTCCAACGGCGGGCGACGGCGGAAAGACGTGA